A single Anas platyrhynchos isolate ZD024472 breed Pekin duck chromosome 17, IASCAAS_PekinDuck_T2T, whole genome shotgun sequence DNA region contains:
- the LOC101799516 gene encoding leukotriene B4 receptor 1-like: MSTPSSNGTATPIPSAAVGLTLLSAAMVIGLPGNALVLWSCAATRRRGIPMLLVFHLALADVATLLTGPVYIRFLSTGRWDLGLAACRGCNYICAAAMYASVFLIALLGLHRCLVVSRPSAAVVVGDRAAQLAHGAAAVTWLVALILATPSIAFRHVEDGHCKRKHSSTAWLVTHNLLETGLGWALPLTAVAAGYGLLLQRLRRTRLARRGRTLGLVAAVVVAFAVTWGPYHIASLLEVVAKLQKGNEPLNRVARAIRPPATALAFLSSALNPLLYACAGRGLCHTAGTALLPRLLEGSTVFHSSRKTTARATHQARTTQKDKEKGCQDVTVEDTGTGDGGAAVEIMGMGDVGTVVEDTETGDSGIGRA, encoded by the coding sequence ATGTCCACACCCTCCTCCAATGGGACAgccacccccatccccagcgcAGCAGTGGGACTGACCCTCCTGTCCGCAGCGATGGTCATAGGGCTGCCAGGGAATGCCCTTGTGTTGTGGAGCTGCGCAGCCACCCGTCGCCGTGGCATCCCCATGCTGCTGGTGTTCCACCTGGCTCTGGCCGATGTGGCCACCCTCCTAACCGGCCCTGTCTATATCCGCTTCCTGAGCACCGGTCGCTGGGACCTGGGCCTGGCTGCTTGCCGTGGCTGCAACTACATCTGTGCTGCCGCCATGTATGCCAGCGTCTTCCTCATCGCCCTGCTTGGCCTGCACCGCTGCCTGGTGGTGTCCCGGCCATCGGCGGCAGTAGTGGTGGGTGACCGCGCTGCCCAACTGGCCCATGGGGCCGCGGCAGTCACCTGGCTGGTGGCGTTGATACTGGCTACTCCCTCTATCGCCTTCCGGCATGTGGAGGATGGGCACTGCAAGCGGAAACACAGCTCCACTGCTTGGCTGGTGACTCACAACCTGCTGGAgacagggctgggctgggccctGCCACTGactgctgtggctgctggctATGGGCTGTTGCTGCAGCGGCTGCGGCGCACACGACTGGCACGGCGGGGCCGCACGCTGGGGCTTGTGGCCGCTGTGGTGGTCGCCTTCGCTGTCACCTGGGGACCCTACCACATCGCCAGCCTGCTGGAGGTGGTGGCAAAGCTGCAGAAGGGCAATGAGCCCCTGAACAGGGTCGCCAGGGCCATCCGCCCACCAGCCACTGCCCTGGCCTTCCTCAGCAGTGCCTTAAACCCCCTGCTCTACGCCTGTGCTGGCCGGGGGCTGTGCCACACTGCTGGGACTGCTCTCCTGCCCCGGCTTCTGGAGGGCTCCACGGTTTTCCACAGCTCCCGTAAGACCACGGCCAGGGCCACCCACCAGGCAAGGACCACAcagaaagacaaggaaaagggGTGCCAGGATGTGACAGTGGaggacacagggacaggggatgggggagcagcagtggaaatcatggggatgggggatgtggggacagtAGTGGAGGACACAGAGACAGGGGACAGTGGGATAGGAAGGGCATGA